One Primulina tabacum isolate GXHZ01 chromosome 10, ASM2559414v2, whole genome shotgun sequence DNA segment encodes these proteins:
- the LOC142505089 gene encoding RGG repeats nuclear RNA binding protein A-like, with amino-acid sequence MATLNPFDLLEDDDTEDPSLLIAAQQKKIESKKPSAPHEKPAPPPAKLPSKPLPPSEAVREAKTESARGGGSSGRGRGYGRGRGAGSGFNRDSTNNSNSPGNKVISGAQGTTDEADNRGPSGRRGGYGGPRGPFRGGRRGGFSNGGEDEGERERPRRAFERHSGTGRGGEMKREGSGLGNWGTQIDEPVSVVEEAPNEGDKSLDAEKPSIEEDAAADRNKEAVANEAEEKEPEDKEMTLEEYEKVQEEKRKGLQALKSEGRKVDAKEFEAMKPLANKKTSDDTFVKLGSEKDKRKESAEKEEKTKKSVSINEFLKPPEGQNYGGYGGRGRGRGRGPRGGYGGATDSSHLKAPSIGDPDQFPTLGGK; translated from the exons ATGGCGACTCTGAACCCATTTGATTTACTGGAAGACGATGACACGGAGGACCCATCTTTGTTGATTGCTGCCCAGCAGAAGAAGATCGAGTCGAAGAAACCCTCTGCGCCGCATGAAAAGCCGGCGCCGCCGCCAGCTAAGCTGCCCTCAAAGCCTCTCCCCCCTTCCGAAGCTG TCAGAGAGGCAAAGACTGAATCTGCCCGAGGAGGGGGCAGCAGTGGTCGTGGCCGTGGATATGGGCGTGGTCGTGGTGCAGGTAGTGGCTTCAATAGGGACTCAACCAACAACAGCAACTCACCTGGAAACAAGGTGATATCTGGTGCTCAGGGCACAACTGACGAGGCTGATAACAGGGGTCCTTCAGGAAGGCGTGGTGGCTATGGTGGACCTCGTGGCCCTTTTCGAGGTGGCCGCCGAGGTGGTTTCAGCAATGGAGGGGAAGATGAAGGTGAACGCGAGCGGCCTCGTCGAGCATTTGAACGCCATAGTGGAACTGGACGTGG AGGTGAGATGAAACGGGAAGGATCTGGCCTAGGGAACTGGGGTACTCAGATTGACGAACCAGTTTC AGTGGTCGAGGAGGCTCCTAATGAAGGAGATAAAAGTCTGGATGCTGAAAAGCCCTCAATAGAGGAGGACGCCGCAGCTGATAGAAACAAGGAAGCTGTTGCAAATGAAGCTGAGGAGAAGGAACCTGAGGACAAG GAGATGACACTCGAAGAGTATGAGAAAGTTCAGGAGGAGAAAAGGAAGGGTCTTCAAGCTCTTAAATCTGAGGGAAGGAAGGTTGATGCAAAAGAGTTTGAAGCTATGAAGCCGCTTGCAAATAAGAAAACTTCTGATGATACTTTTGTCAAATTG GGCTCTGAAAAAGATAAGAGAAAAGAGTCGGCCGAGAAAGAAGAAAAAACCAAGAAG TCTGTCAGCATCAACGAGTTCTTGAAGCCTCCTGAGGGTCAAAATTATGGAGGTTATGGTGGTCGTGGACGAGGGCGTGGTCGTGGCCCTAGAGGAGGTTATGGAGGAGCCACTGACTCGAGCCACTTGAAAGCACCTTCAATAGGAGATCCAGACCAGTTCCCTACCTTAGGTGGCAAATAA
- the LOC142505308 gene encoding serine/threonine-protein kinase D6PKL1-like — translation MERIPESQQLPRQLPFAAKMSKTHPNLSRDVVRKPPLMGEFSELDSPTPVKAMKGEIFLQEDQEHVPDILSITISGDAFEEIGSTSFHGVSHPPEPVDTDLMRPVYLPIGQNNGDGKYLVKSMSVKGPSMEDFSINVVGTKPIPRSPTEVVVEEANYLATVSYPFVVPRPSPNTEVNPLPCSEDKECIWDTSLPPSGNVSPHSSIDSFGVATAMSIGHSCTSTYRSDGIMSDGMLSVDRNYESTKGSILGDSLESTKSSLSRASDSSGLSDDSNWSNIKGSTNKPHKGNDPRWKSILAIRSRGGILGMSHFKLLKRLGCGDIGSVYLSELSTTRCFFAMKVMDKSSLASRKKLVRAQTEREILQLLDHPFLPTLYAHFETDRFSCLVMEYCPGGDLHTLRQRQPGKHFSEYATRFYAAEVLLALEYLHMLGVVYRDLKPENVLVREDGHIMLSDFDLSLRCAVSPTLIRASAFDSDPSKLGAAFCVQPACIEPTSACIQPSCFLPRIFPSKNKKKFGRPPAEPGKTSGALPELVAEPTAARSMSFVGTHEYLAPEIIKGEGHGSAVDWWTFGVFLHELLYGKTPFKGSGNRATLFNVVGQQLKFPDSPATSYASRDLIRGLLVKEPQHRLGLKRGATEIKQHPFFEGINWALIRCSTPPEVPRPVEQELPVKSGQLKPVGVGSGSNTVVGATEMKSGGKYLDFEFF, via the exons ATGGAAAGGATACCCGAGTCCCAACAACTTCCCAGGCAGCTGCCTTTTGCGGCCAAGATGTCAAAGACTCACCCCAATTTGTCCAGAGATGTGGTTCGGAAACCTCCCCTCATGGGGGAATTTTCTGAGTTGGATTCACCTACTCCTGTGAAAGCAATGAAAGGGGAAATCTTTTTGCAGGAGGATCAAGAACACGTGCCAGACATTCTATCGATTACAATCAGTGGCGATGCATTTGAAGAGATCGGCTCAACTTCATTTCATGGGGTAAGTCATCCCCCTGAACCAGTCGACACTGATTTAATGAGGCCTGTCTATTTACCTATTGGTCAGAATAACGGGGATGGAAAATATCTAGTTAAAAGTATGTCTGTTAAAGGCCCTTCTATGGAAGATTTTTCAATCAATGTGGTGGGTACTAAACCGATTCCGCGGTCACCTACAGAGGTTGTAGTTGAAGAAGCTAACTATTTAGCTACTGTCTCGTACCCATTTGTAGTTCCTCGTCCATCCCCAAATACTGAAGTAAACCCCCTCCCGTGTTCAGAGGATAAGGAATGTATATGGGACACTTCATTACCTCCAAGTGGGAATGTTAGTCCACATAGTAGCATTGATAGTTTTGGTGTTGCTACGGCCATGAGTATTGGCCATAGCTGCACTAGCACGTACCGCAGCGATGGGATAATGAGTGATGGTATGCTTAGTGTGGACAGGAACTATGAGAGTACCAAAGGGAGCATTCTTGGTGATTCACTCGAGAGTACTAAATCTAGCCTCAGCCGAGCAAGTGATAGCAGTGGCCTAAGTGATGATAGTAACTGGAGTAACATTAAGGGTAGCACAAATAAGCCTCACAAGGGAAATGATCCTAGGTGGAAGTCCATCCTTGCTATTCGATCACGTGGCGGTATTTTAGGCATGAGTCACTTCAAGTTACTGAAAAGACTCGGATGCGGGGATATTGGAAGCGTGTATCTTTCCGAGTTGAGTACAACTCGATGTTTCTTTGCGATGAAGGTAATGGATAAGTCATCCCTTGCTAGCAGGAAGAAGTTGGTGAGAGCCCAGACAGAACGAGAAATCTTGCAGTTACTGGATCATCCGTTCTTGCCAACATTGTATGCACATTTTGAAACTGATAGATTTTCATGTTTGGTAATGGAATATTGTCCTGGAGGAGATCTTCATACCCTGAGGCAGCGACAACCTGGGAAACATTTTTCAGAATATGCTACAAG GTTTTATGCTGCAGAAGTTCTACTGGCACTTGAGTATCTTCACATGCTTGGAGTTGTCTATAGGGATCTGAAACCAGAAAACGTTCTGGTCCGCGAAGATGGCCACATTATGCTTTCAGATTTCGACCTTTCCCTGCGATGTGCTGTTTCACCAACCCTGATAAGAGCTTCTGCATTTGACTCTGACCCCTCCAAACTAGGAGCTGCATTCTGTGTACAGCCAGCATGTATCGAGCCCACTTCAGCCTGCATTCAGCCTTCATGTTTCCTTCCTCGAATCTTTCCctcaaaaaataagaaaaaatttggaaggCCCCCAGCGGAGCCTGGGAAGACTTCTGGCGCGCTACCCGAGCTAGTTGCAGAACCTACGGCCGCACGTTCCATGTCATTTGTTGGGACTCACGAGTACTTAGCGCCCGAAATCATCAAGGGCGAGGGCCATGGCAGTGCAGTAGACTGGTGGACATTCGGTGTGTTCTTACATGAACTACTCTATGGTAAAACACCATTCAAGGGTTCTGGAAATCGTGCCACTCTTTTCAATGTAGTAGGGCAGCAGCTTAAATTTCCAGATTCGCCAGCTACCAGTTATGCGAGCCGGGATCTTATAAGAGGATTGCTAGTTAAAGAACCGCAGCATAGGCTGGGTTTGAAAAGAGGAGCAACAGAAATAAAGCAGCACCCGTTCTTTGAAGGAATAAATTGGGCTTTGATACGTTGCAGCACACCACCAGAGGTGCCAAGACCAGTAGAGCAGGAGCTTCCGGTGAAGTCTGGGCAATTAAAGCCTGTTGGTGTGGGCTCCGGCAGCAACACGGTTGTAGGTGCCACAGAGATGAAATCTGGTGGTAAATATCTGGATTTTGAGTTCTTTTAA
- the LOC142505310 gene encoding uncharacterized protein LOC142505310 isoform X1, which yields MGLFLSFMGKGLPTTQLLSLVMGTLHRQFIQEDINTFEEFHFAILDIFNTVNAALPGKHYDVPLPKEVQACYDEWRGAANESEKKELFIKFMKKNVNISKLDDSTLIAGIVTPPAAMAAKKAGESLLQLKLIKSIPDVIFIPSATVLALVSVKLSRKMFLGKIADMK from the exons ATGGGATTGTTCTTGAGCTTCATGGGAAAAG GCTTGCCAACAACACAACTGCTAAGTTTGGTGATGGGAACTCTCCACAGACAATTCATACAGGAAGATATAAACACTTTTGAGGAGTTCCATTTTGCCATTCTTGACATtttcaa CACCGTGAATGCAGCATTGCCTGGCAAACATTACGATGTTCCTTTACCAAAAGAAGTTCAG GCGTGCTATGATGAATGGAGAGGAGCGGCAAACGAGTCAGAAAAAAAGGAATTATTCATCaaattcatgaagaagaatgtGAATATCAGCAAGTTAGATGACTCCACACTCATAGCCGGAATTGTAACGCCTCCAGCTGCCATGGCAGCCAAGAAAGCAGGGGAGAGCCTCCTTCAGCTCAAACTGATCAAGTCGATACCTGATGTCATTTTCATTCCTTCAGCCACGGTGCTGGCTCTTGTTTCCGTCAAGTTATCGAGGAAGATGTTTCTTGGTAAAATCGCTGACATGAAATAA
- the LOC142505310 gene encoding uncharacterized protein LOC142505310 isoform X2 produces the protein MSFICLPTTQLLSLVMGTLHRQFIQEDINTFEEFHFAILDIFNTVNAALPGKHYDVPLPKEVQACYDEWRGAANESEKKELFIKFMKKNVNISKLDDSTLIAGIVTPPAAMAAKKAGESLLQLKLIKSIPDVIFIPSATVLALVSVKLSRKMFLGKIADMK, from the exons ATGTCATTTATCT GCTTGCCAACAACACAACTGCTAAGTTTGGTGATGGGAACTCTCCACAGACAATTCATACAGGAAGATATAAACACTTTTGAGGAGTTCCATTTTGCCATTCTTGACATtttcaa CACCGTGAATGCAGCATTGCCTGGCAAACATTACGATGTTCCTTTACCAAAAGAAGTTCAG GCGTGCTATGATGAATGGAGAGGAGCGGCAAACGAGTCAGAAAAAAAGGAATTATTCATCaaattcatgaagaagaatgtGAATATCAGCAAGTTAGATGACTCCACACTCATAGCCGGAATTGTAACGCCTCCAGCTGCCATGGCAGCCAAGAAAGCAGGGGAGAGCCTCCTTCAGCTCAAACTGATCAAGTCGATACCTGATGTCATTTTCATTCCTTCAGCCACGGTGCTGGCTCTTGTTTCCGTCAAGTTATCGAGGAAGATGTTTCTTGGTAAAATCGCTGACATGAAATAA